A stretch of Rhinopithecus roxellana isolate Shanxi Qingling chromosome 12, ASM756505v1, whole genome shotgun sequence DNA encodes these proteins:
- the GUCA2B gene encoding guanylate cyclase activator 2B, with the protein MGSRAVSGLLPGVAVVLLLLLQSTQSVYIQYQGFRVQLESMKKLRELEAQWAPSPRLQTQSLLPVVCHHPALPQDLQPVCASQEASSIFKTLRTITNDDCELCVNVACTGCL; encoded by the exons ATGGGCTCCAGGGCTGTGTCAGGGCTCCTGCCAGGAGTGGCCGTGgttctcctgctgctgctgcagagCACACAGTCAGTCTACATCCAG TACCAAGGCTTCCGGGTCCAGCTGGAATCCATGAAGAAGCTGAGAGAACTGGAGGCACAGTGGGCACCCAGCCCCCGCCTGCAAACCCAGAGCCTCCTGCCCGTCGTGTGCCACCACCCTGCCCTGCCGCAGGACCTCCAGCCTGTCTGCGCCTCTCAGGAGGCTTCCAGCATCTTCAAGACCTTGA GAACCATCACTAATGATGACTGTGAGCTGTGTGTGAACGTTGCATGTACCGGTTGCCTCTGA
- the GUCA2A gene encoding guanylin, translating into MNALLLSALCLLGAWAALAGGVTVKDGNFSFSLESVKKLKDLQEPQEPRVGKLRKFARIPGEPVVPIVCSNPNFPEELKPLCKVPSAQEILQRLEEIAEDPSTCEICAYAACTGC; encoded by the exons ATGAATGCCCTCCTGCTCTCCGCACTGTGCCTCCTCGGGGCCTGGGCTGCCCTGGCAGGAGGGGTCACTGTGAAG GATGgaaatttctccttttctctggAGTCAGTGAAGAAGCTCAAAGACCTCCAAGAGCCCCAGGAGCCCAGGGTTGGGAAACTCAGGAAGTTTGCACGCATCCCTGGTGAACCTGTGGTTCCCATCGTCTGTAGCAACCCAAACTTTCCAGAAGAACTCAAGCCTCTCTGCAAGGTGCCCAGTGCCCAGGAGATACTTCAGAGGCTGG AGGAAATCGCTGAGGACCCGAGCACGTGTGAGATCTGTGCCTACGCTGCTTGTACCGGATGCTAG